The following is a genomic window from Aeromonas sp. FDAARGOS 1405.
TGCAGGCTGCCACTCTACCCAGTATCAACGCTACAACCGGGTTGCTGCCGATCTGGAGATCCCCGAGGAGCTGATGAAGGAGAACCTCATCTTCACCGGCGCCAAAGTGGGTGATCTGATGAAGAGCGCCATGTCCGAGAAGGATGCCGCCAAGTGGTTTGGTGCTCCCCCTCCTGATCTGACTCTGGTTGCCCGGGTACGTGGTGCGGACTGGATTTACACCTATCTGCGTTCTTTTTATGTGGATCCGACTCGTCCATTTGGGGTGAATAATGTGGTGTTCCCGTCTGTGGGTATGCCTCATGTGTTGGAACCGTTGCAGGGAACCCCCCGTGCCGAGTTCGTCACTCACACGGTCGATGGAGTCGAGACCCAGCAGGTTGTCAGCATCAAATCTGACGGTAATGGTGAAATGGATGACGAAGAGTATGATCAGACGGTACTGGATCTGGTAAACTTCTTGGTCTACTCGGCTGAACCGGTACAACAGGAGCGTGAACGCATGGGCTTCTGGGTGCTTGGTTTCATCGTGATCTTCTTCATCTTCACTGTGCTGTTGAAGAAGGAATTCTGGCGCGACG
Proteins encoded in this region:
- a CDS encoding cytochrome c1 — protein: MKKIIFAVLTLLPSLVFANAGAVHLDKANYDLSDKASLQRGAATFMNYCAGCHSTQYQRYNRVAADLEIPEELMKENLIFTGAKVGDLMKSAMSEKDAAKWFGAPPPDLTLVARVRGADWIYTYLRSFYVDPTRPFGVNNVVFPSVGMPHVLEPLQGTPRAEFVTHTVDGVETQQVVSIKSDGNGEMDDEEYDQTVLDLVNFLVYSAEPVQQERERMGFWVLGFIVIFFIFTVLLKKEFWRDVH